The Salmo salar chromosome ssa06, Ssal_v3.1, whole genome shotgun sequence genome window below encodes:
- the LOC100169856 gene encoding proopiomelanocortin B precursor (The RefSeq protein has 1 frameshift and aligns at 99% coverage compared to this genomic sequence) gives MVCASWLLAVVVVCVCNPGVGGQGWDSSHCKDLPSEDKILECIHLFRSGLQDESPEPRSAAQQSTEDSLSLGILLAALTSGERALDADPESHSDKRHSYSMEHFRWGKPIGRKRRTIKVYASSLEGGDSSEGTFPLQARRQLSSWEDKMAGALGNQGAKAQTKVVPRTLTGTGLQDKKDGSYRMGHFRWGSPTAVKRYGGFMKPYAQQSHKPLITLLKQVILKNE, from the exons ATGGTGTGTGCGTCCTGGCTgttagcggtggtggtggtgtgtgtgtgcaacccCGGGGTGGGG CAGGGCTGGGACAGCTCCCACTGCAAAGACCTCCCTTCAGAGGACAAGATCCTG GAGTGCATCCACCTGTTCAGGTCTGGGCTCCAGGATGAATCCCCAGAGCCCAGATCAGCTGCCCAGCAGTCCACTGAGGACAGCCTCTCCCTGGGCATCCTGTTGGCAGCCCTGACCTCTGGAGAGAGAGCCCTGGATGCTGACCCTGAGTCCCACAGCGACAAAAGACACTCCTACTCCATGGAGCACTTCCGCTGGGGCAAACCCATTGGGCGCAAACGCCGCACCATCAAAGTCTATGCCTCCAGTCTGGAAGGGGGGGACTCCTCCGAGGGCACCTTTCCCCTGCAGGCACGCAGGCAGCTGAGCAGCTGGGAGGACAAGATGGCGGGAGCTCTGGGGAACCAGGGGGCCAAGGCTCAGACTAAGGTAGTCCCCAGAACCCTCACTGGGACGGGGCTGCAGGATAAGAAGGATGGGTCCTATCGGATGGGTCACTTCCGCTGGGGTAGCCCAACCGCTGTCAAGCGCTACGGTGGCTTCATGAAGCCATATGCCCAGCAATCCCACAAGCCCCTGATCACGCTGCTCAAGCAAGTCATCCTTAAGAACGAGTAG